Within the Bremerella sp. JC817 genome, the region AGAGTGGAGAAAGCATGTCACAGGGGGTGGCAAACTCTAGTCCTGAGATATGCAAAGATTAAGCGCCAAACTCAACGTAGCTGGAATAACAGAAAACAGGGGCCTGCGGGAATCATCATCAAAGCTCGTAAAGCGCATTAAAACTTCTAGCCCATTGTGGTGTGAAGTCGAACCAGTTGATGCCGGGGGACGGTTGAACCGGTTTATCTCGAAATTCTGAAATTATCTTCGGGGCAGATTTCAATGACACGATGGATTGTGATTGCCACGGTCGTGGTGGTGAGCTTTTGCCATACGGCAATGGCTCAGTATGAGTTCGCGGGACCAACCTATTATCCCACGCCTCTTCCACCCCCGCCGACGCCAGAAATGATCACGGCGGATCAAGCCGCGGCACTGCAAGCGCAGATCGACGAACTGAAACGAGAGTTGAATCGTTCCAAGTTCGATACGCCTGCCATGAATGTCAGTGCCCCCAGCAACGCTGCCCCAGACCTGATCGGAGACGTCGACTCGTTAATGAAATGGAGAAAGTCGGTTGAGAAGGCGGAGGCAGCCGCGGCAGCCAAAGCGGCTCTCAAGCCATCGGTCAACGTCGGCGGACGTGTCTTTATCGACTCGGCCGTCTTCGGGCAGAACGACGAGAGCATGGATCAGGTCGGTGATGCCGAAAACGCGATGAAGGTTCGCTGGGCATGGGTCGAACTGAAAGGTAACATGCTCGAAAACACCGAGTACCGCTTGTGGTTCGATCTCGCCGGTCAGGTGAGCTTGCTCGACGTTTACCTCGACTTTGGTGAACTCCCTTACATCCAGAACTTTCGCGTGGGGCACTTCTTCGAGCCGTGGGGCATGGAGCAGCTTACCCCAAACAAATATATGACCACGATGGAACGTGCCAGTCCGTTCAATCTTGGACGTAACATGGGCATCATGGCTCACTCGAATAACGACGAAGCCAACTGGACCTATGGGGTCGGTCTGTTCGTTTCCGAAGTGGGCTCCAAGCCCCCGTTCTATCAGAATGACAATGATTCCTCGGCGATCACCGGGCGAGTAACGTACTTGCCATGGTACGACGAAGCCAGCGGCGGACGTGGTCTGATCCACGTCGGTGCCGGCTACAGCTGGCGACATCTGGGCGACGGAACAGCTCAGTTCCAGAACCGACCTGACTCGGCCCTGGCTCCGATCATTGTCGACACCGGGGTGATCAATGCCGACTCTTACCAACAGTTGGAACTGGAAGCTGCTTACGCTTATGGTTCGTTCATTTTACAGTCGGAATACCATATCGCTTCGATCGACACGGATGACTTCGGTTCGGAAGCACTCAACCACTATTACATTCAAGCCAGTTACGTGCTGACTGGCGAATACCGACCCTACAACCGCAAGTCGGGTTCGTTTGCCAATCGCGTAGTTCCTTACGAGAACTTCTTCCGGGTTCGTACGGAAGACAACTATATCTGCAATGGATGGGGGGCCTGGGAACTGGCTTACCGCTTCGCTCACGACGACTTGAACAGCGACAACATCTTCGGTGGCCGCGATCATCGTCACCTGGTTGGTTTGACCTGGTATCTCAGCCCGTTCTCGCGAGCGATGTTTGAGTATGTGTACTCGAATACTGAGGACCAGGTTGCTTCAGATGGCGTGCTGCAGATCTTCCAAATGCGAATGCAGTACGACTTTTAGTCGCGACAACGCCCACTTCGCTTGTCAGGTTGAATCCGAAAGAACTACGAATATTGCCCACGAGGGAAAGAACAATGCGTACCAAGATTCTCACGCTGATGCTGGTTGCGATGCTGGCCTGTTTCTCAGGTCAGGTCCGCTCGCAAGAGCCATTTGTGATCCCGCCGATTCCCGTCCAATTGGAAAAGGCAGTGCCAGTCGCGACGAAGGTGCCTCCGGTCGAGTCGCTACCTCAAGTCGTTTATGGCGAACCATCGTGCTGTGCTCGTTGTACCCAGCAATGTGCCTGTCAGAAGCACACACGGATCGTCTGCGAAATGAAGAAGGTCAAGAAGACGGTCTTCGATTGCGAATGCGAAGACGTTTGCGGCCTGCTGCCCAGTTCGATGTTGCCAGACAGTTTGTTTGGTATCTCGCTATGGGGACATAAGAAGACGGGCTGTGGCGAAGCAGGCTGTGGTGATTGTGCCGCTGGCTGCTGCACCAAGGCTCCTGTGGCGACGCATTGCCGTACCCGGAAAGTGCTGGTCCAAAAGACCATCACGGTGGAAGTGCCGGTTTATAAATGCGTCGTTGAATTCTGCTGCGACAGCTGCGGTGGTGCGATCGACTCGGCAGGTAGCGAAAAATCGCCGGTCGCCGATGCCAAGTCGGAAGACGTGCCACACGTCGCCACGCTGCCTCGCAATCAAAGCAGCTATGGCGAATAAGATCTGCCATTCAGACTCGATAGCTCCTGCTCCCAGCTTCCTTGCCCGCCTCGTGCGGGCATGGTCGTTTCTTGCCACTAGCGGTCGCGCACAAAAACAGCCACGTTTGCAGAACAAACATGGCTGCCGTGCTTGGAGTGAGCAGTTTGCGATTAGCTTTCGCCGTAGTTCGATTCGTTCAAGAACATCGAAGGATCGTTGACGTGGCGGATGATGCTGATCGCAGGCGTCGAATAGCTAGGAGTAGAGTTGTAGACGCGATACGAGGTGCGAGGAGCGTGGTGCCCAGGGAAGCTTGCACGGCGGCCAAACAAACCAGCTTCGGCGGTCGATACGAGCGAGCTACCTAAGATCGCTACCAGGGCCAAGGATGCAAAAATACGTGTGATCATCGAAAGGGGCCTCCAATACAGAAAGGCGAACACTAGGGAGTATGAATTGGGGACGGACATTGTTGCTTCATTTCATACTAATCAGGCTCGACCGAGGTTCAATCGCGCGCGGGCATCCCTGGGAGCGGAGGATGGCCCGAGGGACTGAAATGGAAGGCGAGCCAAGATTTGGTTCGTTGAATTGCGTCACAATCGAAGAGTCTGATCAGGGAATCAAGTCGGTTCGTACTGATTGTACGGCCCAAGATCCCCCTGCGTGACGGAGCGCCTAGCCTAAAGGAACGAGGCGAAAGAGAAGCGGCGCGCTCAAAAAATTTTGAGAAAATCGCAGGGAGAGGAGTCCCTGCGAGATCTCAACAACTGAATGGGCCTAAGCCTGCGAAGGGGCGAGGTCGGTTTCGACGGATTCGATCCGCAGGATCTTGTTCAGCACGGCGCGAGCCTGATCGTACGACCGGTAGGTGCCCGGGTCGACCAGGTAACCTCGCTCTTCGCGAGCGGTGTCTTCAGGCAGTTGGCCTGGCGTGACTTGAGCGATCGTCAGAGTTCGATTTACCTCGATGATGGCAAAGCGGACCATGGTTGGACTCCTTAATTCTGAGGTTCCGATTCCACTAAATCCTAATGCCCAACGTTCATCATTCCGCCTAGAACGATGCGACATCGTCGCTGTTTCCCTACAACAATAATTCCTTCTTCGGGCAGTGTCCCAAGGCTCGAGAAGTATGTAAATGGGAAAAATTTCACGAAGTTGAAATTTGATCAGATCTAAACAAGCGTGGTCAAATCGTGATCGGTTTTGGCGCGATTCTGTATGAGCAAAGGAGACATCGCCGACAGCACTTGCCGCCTGCGGTTGGCCAAGTCTAGGTCGGAATCTGCAGCGTGAATCTGGATTTTGACGCATTCGGGGAATCAACTCGAACGTTCCCTTGGAGGCGGCGGGCAATCCGCGCGACCATTGCCAGACCGAGGCCGGTACCGGCAACGCCTTGGCGGCGAGCCATTTCAGAACGATAGAAAGGCTCGAAGATCCGCTCCTGGTCTTCCGCCCGGATCGATCCACCTTCGTTGATCACCGAGATCTCCACGTGATCTCGCTGAGGATCGCAAGTGATTTCGATGGGGCTACCAACTGGGCTGAACTTGACGGCGTTCTCGACCAAGTTATCGAGCACAACTTGCAGCAGCCCAGGCGATGTGGGGACCGACCAGCCGGCTACCGAGGGCCAATGCAGGTCGCCGGCTCGGGCATGGTTCGACCATAACACGCGATAGCTGGCAAACCATTCGCCCAGGTCGACCGATTGCCAATCGTCGGGTTGTTCCTGGTCGTCCCGAGCCAGCATCAAGAGTGCTTCGATAATGTGCTGCAGTTGAAGCGTCTGCTCGGAGAGTGTGTGAAGTGTTCGTTGATATTCCTCGGGCGAACGTGAACGGAGCAGGGCCACATCGATCTGGCCTCGCAGGGCGGTCAGCGGTGTCTTCAACTGATGAGCCGCGTCTCCAGCAAACGCTTGCTGCCGTAAGAACGATTGTTCTAGTCGATCTAGCAATCCATTAAATGCTTCGGCCATGTCGGCTAACTCGTCCCGCTGGGAAGAGACCGGCAGTCGCGACGAGAAATCATTCGGCTCGATCCGGTGGGCTTGCTTTGCGATGTCGTGGACCGGTCGCAAGGCACGGCGGCAAAAGGCCCGCCCAAGCAACGCGGCGACAATCCACATCACCAGCGGCAGCAGCGTGAATAGTACCCCGAGACGAAACATGTCGACTTCCAACTGCTTGGCAGGTCGCGCGACCGTAACCAGGATGCGTTCGAAGTCGTCTTCTTCGCGTTCCGATTCTGGCAGCGGATCGAGAGCGACAATCTCTTCCTGCAGGCAACGCCACTTGCCGATCTCAATCGGATCGTTGGCGGTCGCCATGCGGGTATGGGCCAGCGAAAGGAGGTCGGCGTCGATTTCGTGCGGGCCATGATGGTGGGTCGTTTGATCGATGACCTGACCCTTCTCGCCGACAAGCACCCAGCGAATATCTTCAGGCGCCTGATCACGCCATAGCTCGATGGCATGTTCCAGTGGTTGCCATTTGATCGAGTCTTCTTCCGCTTCGATCACGGCGGCCAGCACATGCAGCGAACCACGCAGCTGACCATCGAATCGGGCATAGATGTAGTGCTCGATGACGAGGTACATCACTGCGGATAACGTCACCAGGCAAACCGCCAAGGCCGCCAGGAAGAAGGCCGAAACTCGATCGACTAGCGTCATCTTAAGCCTCGGTTTCTTCCAGCAGGTAACCACGATTACGGCGTGTTTGAATCACACGCGGACCATGCTTTTCCAGCTTCCGACGTAGTTCTTTCACGTGCACTTCGATTGTGTTGGAATGCCCGTCGAAGTTGTCTCCCCACACGGAATCGAAGATGCGGGTTCGCGTCAGGATCTTGCCGGGGTTTTGCAGGAACAAGCATAGCAGCGAGAACTCCTTCGCCGTCAGGTCGAGGGCCGATCCGTCACGCGTTGCCTTCTGCGAGCCAAGATCGGCACGGATGTCACGGTACTCGAGCATCAGGCTCGAGTGTTGCTCCGGGCGACGAAGCAGCGCCCGGACACGTGCCAACAGTTCGGCGAACGCGAACGGTTTGACCAGGTAATCATCCGCGCCCGCGTCAAGCCCTTCGACCCGCTGGGTGACCGCATCGCGGGCGGTGAGGAACAGCACCGGCGTTGTGCGATTGATCGCACGGAAGCTTCGCAGTACATCAATCCCATCCAGCCCGGGCAACCACCAGTCTAAGAGAATCAGGTCGTAGGATGTGGTTTGCAGCAAATCCCAGGCGGCTTGTCCATCGGCGGCACGTTCGACCCAATAGCCTTCTTCCCCTAATCCGCGCAGTAAAAAATCGGCGATGGGGGCTTCGTCTTCCACGATCAGAATGCGGCTACTCACAAATGGCCTGCGTTAGGGTTGGATCTGTTTGGGTTTGGGGCACGAAGACCACTCTAGAGATTCTAGCAGCCAGTCTGCTGGCAGAAGGATTGAAGATAAATTCGGCTTCATGTTCGACTGATTTCCGCGGCAATTTCGTGTCGATATTGGACGACGAAGCCTAAAATGAAGTGGAACTTATCTTCGCCTCATCTGTATCTTATCCAACCAGCGTAGAAAGAAACGGATCAAACCCCATGACCGTTTTATGTCGCTTCGCGCTTCAAGGATTCTGTGATGACACGCACAAACTCACACTCCCTGACTTTGGGACCTGAGCACCCCAACGCGGTCCTGACCGGCGAGCCCCACGGTTTGGATCTCATCGGTCGCACTCCTTCCGCTGCCGCGGACTGGAGCAAGCAGCATTCATTGCAGCACTCGGAAGAAGAGTTGCTGGCAGTCCATGTTGTCTATGGCCAGGCCAACTGGACGGTGGTGCTGTACCGATCGGCGAAAGAACTGACCGATCGATGGAATGAACTCGATCGCCGAGAAGCCCATTCAGGCCAGGGAGTCGTGTTTGGACTTTCGACCGAATTCCAGGGCCACTTGCCGGCGCTCATTCGCCGCGATTCGTTCGGGCGGCTTCTGTTGCTGAACTATCTGCCGGGATGTCCCGGGACGGTTCGGCGATTCCTGCCAGATGACTTGCCTGCGGAAGATTTGGGCTGGAGCGAGATACGTGTTGTCAAAAGCTTCGAGTCGCTTTGCGAGGCCTCCGGCGAGGAGCAGTCGTGGTTGATCTTCTGGCCGTATGACCTGGTCACCGATCAGATTCGCGACTACGCCACTCCACGCCGAATGATGTAGGCCACTTAGCCGAGGCCAAGCACCTTCAGTTCTGCTCGGCCTTCGTTCATGTCGATCCGTTCCGGACGACCTTTGTGTCGATAGATCATCTTGGTGTGGTCGACACCCAGCACACGCATGATGGTCGCGTGCAGATCGTGGACGTGCAGTGGATTCTCGACCGCCTTCAGGCCCAATTCGTCGGTCGACCCAATCGTGCGGCCGCCTGGGATTGCACCACCAGCCATCCACATGGTGAAACCGGTCGGGTTGTGATCTCGGCCGGTTCCTTTTTCGGACATCGGAGTTCGCCCGAACTCGCCACCCCAGATCACCAGCGTTTCGTCCCACAGGCCGCGACGCTTCAGGTCTTTCAGCAGGCCAGCGATGGGCTTATCGACTTCTTTGCACAGCCTGCCATGATTACCTTCGATGTTGCTGTGAGCGTCCCAGCCGCTGCCGGCACCGCTGTAAAGTTGAACGAAGCGAACGCCATTCTCGACCAGCCGACGTGCCAACAGACAGTTGCTGCCGAAGACATTCGTTTCTTTTTGATCCAAGCCATAAAGCTGCTTGGTCTCTTCGGTCTCGGTCGATAGATCGACGATCTCGGGAGCGGCCGACTGCATCCGAAACGCCAGTTCGTACGCCTTGATGCGGGCTTCGAGTTCCGAAACGTCGCTCCGCTGCTCGGCGTGGTTGCGGTCGAACTGCCCCAGCAGGTCGAGCTTGGCACGCTGACGTTTGTCGGAGATATGGCTGGGTGGATTCAAGTTCAGAATCGGATCGGCACCTGACTTGAACTGAACGCCCTGGTAAGCTGCCGGCATGAAACCGCTACCCCAGTTACGGGGGCCATTCACGACTTGTCCCTTGCCATCGGTTAGAACGACAAAGGCGGGCATGTCCTGGTTTTCCGTTCCCAGCCCATAGGTCGCCCAGGCACCCAGCGATGGCCGGCCACCGATCACGTGACCGGTGTTCATCTGACAAACGCCAGAGGAATGATTGATCCCGTCCGAAACGCACGAGCGAATCACGCACAGGTCGTCGGCACAGGTCGCGATCTCGGGGAACCAGTCCGATACCCACAGCCCACTTTCGCCATGCTGCTTCCACTTACGAGGGCACCGCATCAAAGGAGCGTCGTTCTCGCCCATGGCTAGAATCACCTTGCCGAAGCTTTCGGGCAGCTTTTGGCCGGCCAGTTCGTTCAGCAGGGGCTTGGGATCGAACAGGTCAATATGGCTCGGGCCACCTTCCATGAACAAGAAGATGACGTTCTTCACCTTCGACGGGAAGTGCGTTGCCTTGGGGGCACGGGGATCGACCGGAGCCGCCGACGCTTCGCCTCCCATCAACGCTGCCAGAGCCATAGCTCCAAATCCCCCGCCAGATTTGGCGAGGAATTCGCGACGCGAAGTGGGGACTTCGATGTGAGGTCGATTGGTCATGATAGGGCTCCCTTCGGAGTTGGGTGAGGTAGGCAATCAGGGGCGGCGACGACTTAGTCCATGAACTGGAACTCACTCGAGTTCAGTAGCACGTGACAGAAGTCGCTCAAAGCGGTCAGCTCCGGTGTGAGGCCGTGCCGCTCGTTGCTGGTGTTCAGTTCTAGTTCGTTCTGGTCTCGTTCCATGTCGGCCAACGGGCCGCGAGGATCGGAGCGAACGAATCGCCACATACCGACCGTGTCGTCGGTCACCAGGCTGTTCGGATTGTTGATCATGATCTGTGAATCGTCAGAGATCGCTTCTCGAGAAAGTCGAACTTCGTCGATCAAGCCATCCCAGTTGTGAGAACTCTTCGAGTCCCGGCCACCCACGCAGAAGCGAAGCGACTGGGTCCCGCAATCGCCGACGATCGAAGTCTTCACGACGGCCGTTTCGAGTTCCGATTCGTCGTATGACATGTCACGGGCAAAGAAGGTCACGGTTCCCTCGTCGAAGTTCACCGAGGCTGCCACGTAGTAAGGCTTGTCGGCGGGAATACGAATGTTGGAAGGCACGACTTCGTACTTCACGTTGCCGCCCTTGTCTTTGCCGATCAACTGAATGATCAAGTTGCGGGGACGATAGGCTGACTTCTCGCTGGTGATGCCGAAATTCCAGCCTGGCGTCGAGTTCGACCCGTTCCAGTGCGAGGCGATGGTACGAACCGATGCATCTTTAAAGAGAGTCCGATTGAACACGATCGCTTCGATCGAGAAGTTATGCGATGGCAAAGCGTTCGTGTCAGGCAGGGTCAATGTCTGATGCCCGATGGAATCGTTGATGTTGAAGGCGGTGTTCCATCGCTGCATCTGAGGTTCGTCCAGCAGCGCGGTCGAAGGGATGTCGCCCGCGTTGGCCTTGTTCAACTCGCGGTTGTAGGCGACTTGCTGCTCGATATAGGTCAGTGCCAATTCCACTTCTTCTGGCTGAGCAGGACGTCCGTAGCATTCTTCAATGCTCTCGCGAACGATCGCGGCGAAGTCGGTGCCATGCTCGCGGTAAAGCCGCTTGGCCATCGCTTCGGAACGCTTCAGCGTCCAGTCACCGTTGATCATCAGCAGCGACTGGGTGGCGGTAGTGGTCGCATTACGCTGAGCCACACTGGCGAAACCATTGGGCGAGTCAAAGCTTTCGAGCAGGGCATCCGGCGAGTTACGCATCTTCTTGGTGAAGACGGTCCGAACCGGGCTGTTGCTGGACGAGGCAGGGCCTTCGGTCTTTTCGGAAAGCTCGCCGCTGACCGCCAGCATCGCGTCGCGAATCTGTTCCGCTTCCAGTCGACGCGAAGGAAACTTCCATAGTAGCCGATTCTTCGGGTCGACCATCTTGGCCGTTTCCGGCATGTCGACCAGCGAGGTCTGCTGATAGGTTGCCGAAAGCAGGATGGCCCGATGGATAGGCTTCATCCGCCAGTTATTCTGGATAAACTCGCCGGTGAGCCAGTCGAGCAATTCCGGGTGGGATGGTGGCTCGCCCAGGCGACCGAAGTCGCTCGAGTTGCCGGAAAGGCCCACACCAAAGTGATACTGCCAGATGCGATTCACAATCACGCGTGGCGAAAGTGGGTTGTCGTCACGCGAGAGCCACTTGGCCAACGCCGCACGGCGACCGCTGCTGTGTGAGTTCTCGATCGACGAAGGATCGATTTCGGCGTTATCGGCGTCGAGAATCGTCAGGAAGCCCGGCTTGATTTCTCGCTTCGTCTTGTCGTCTGGATTGATTGTCGGCGGGATCGTACCGCGAGCATCGACAGCAACATTGGCAACTGGCAAGGCCTTCGGCTTCTGCCCGAGCACGTCTTGAAGCTTCTTCTTCAGATCTTCCCAGTTTTGTTTCTGGTCCTTCGGAATGTAGTTGGTCAGGCGATCATGCTCGAAGCCGACTTGTTCCTCGACGAGGTAGAAGATCTGGTTCTCGTAGGTCGTCCGTTCGTCGGCAGGCTTCCAGTACATTTCCTGGACTTCTTCCGGGAACATCTCGACCGCCTTGCGGCGAGCTTTCTCGCGAGGCTTCTCTTCGATCTCGGCAATCTTGCTGATCAGTTCCGCATGCTTCGTTTCCCACTTCGCGAGATCTTCCGCATACTTCTTCTGTTCTTCCGCGGTCGCGATTGGCTGATCGTTCTTCCAGACCATCGGTTTGAAGAACGCTTGCAGGCGGTAATAGTCGTCATGCAGGATCGGATCAAACTTGTGGTTGTGGCAATGGGCACAGGCGATCCCCATCCCCATGAATACGTCCCCCACGGTGTCGGTCAGTTCGTCCAGGATCAGTACCTGTTGGCCTTCCGCGTCGCGGCTGTTGTATTCGTAGACGCCACCTCGCAGGAAGTATGTCGCGATCATCGCATCCGGATCGTGCGGAGCGATTTCATCGCCGGCCAGTTGTTCACTCATGAACTGGTTGTAAGGTTTGTCTTCATTCAGACTGCGGATCACGTAGTCGCGATACCGCCACGCCAACGGACGATAGGCATCCTGGCGATAGCCATCGGAATCGGCGTAACGCACGACATCGAGCCAATGCGTTGCCCAGCGTTGCCCGTAGCGAGGATCCTCCAGCACGCGGTCAACCAGTTCCTGGTAGGCGGTCGGGCTTTTGTCGGCGACAAACGCTTCCACTTCTTCGGTCGTTGGGGGAACGCCCAGCATGTCGAAGTAAACGCGACGGATCAATTCGCGGCGGGAAGCAGCAGGGGCGGGGGCGAGCTTCTGGTCTTTCAGCTTGGCCAGCACGAAGTTGTCGATTGGGTTTTCGACATGATCGTCTTTGCCGACCTTAGGAATCTTCGGATGCGACAGCGGCTGGAAAGCCCACCACGAAAGATCTTCCTTGGTGAACGGTCCGTCTTCTTCACGCTGCTCGCCAGCATGCTCTGGCCAATACGCTCCGTTCTTCACCCAGGCTTCCAGGATCGCGATGTCTTTGTCGGGCAGTTGCCCGGACGGAGGCATCTCGTAGCTTTCGTACTTCACGGCCGCGATCAAGTCGCTTTCCTCAGGCTTGCCTGGGACCACAATTGGACCGGCGCTGCCACCCTTCATGAAATGGTTCTTGCGATCCATCCGAAGGTCCGACTTCTGCTCTTTCGGGCCATGGCAGCCGAAGCAGTGTTGAGCCAGCAGTGGACGCACTTTCGTCTCGAAGAAGTGCGCGTTCTCTTTCTCGTCGGCATGGAGCGGCAGGACCAGGATGCTGGTTACCAGCACCATGGCGAGCGACATTGTGAGTCGGAGGGGACGTGGCATGATTTACTCTTCCGTTGAGGTGGGCTCTTGGGTTGAGGCTGGTGGGGTTACAGGAGGGAATCCACCAATGAAGACAGGATCGATAAGGTTATCGTCGTCCATCGCATCCTGGATGAACAACTCCTGGACTTCGGCACCTTCCGGGTAGCCGAGGTCGGAAAGATCGATGCCGGTAGCAATCACCTTCGCCGGCACCGCGTGCGCGACACCGTTGTTGTGATGGGCTCGGCAAAGTTCTTCGATACTGCGGATACGTCGGTCGAAGCCATAGAGGCGGAAGTTGCAAAGTGCGTGGGCACCTCGGTCCGCCAATGAGATATCGTAGTTGGCAATCGTGACGGTCTTCAGACCAGTCTCGAAATGCAGCGGCGAAACATGGAAAGGATCGCCTTGTTCTGGGTGATGCACGACCTGAAGGTCGAAGAAGACGATGTCTGGGCCAGGGCCGTTCACGACGGGTTGCTCGAATCGAATCGCCAGGCCAGGCGTTCGCGCGTCGAGGTCTTCGCTCGTGATGTCCGGATCGGTGGTCAGTGGAATCGCATTGCCGCCTGGGTTCAGCAGGCCAGTGCAGAGCGAGCGATCGCGATCGAGGTATTCGACTCGCCGACGGGAGTCATCCCCTTGCTTCATGTCGATGCTGACCAGCGGCGTGGTCATGTTGTTGGTGTTGGTCCCGACTTTGAAATGAATCAAATCAAACCCAACAAGCTGATCGACATTGTAGGTGAACGACTTGCCGCCACGCTGGACGGTGACGCTTTGCAGTTGATTGGGATCGTCGGCATTCTTGGGCGTTGCCTCGAACGAGACGATGCGGTCAGGCAAGGTCGCGCGATAGGTTTCACCGAAGCGGGCGGCATCGGTCGACGCGATTTCCCCCAAGGCGTTGATGGCACGGGCCTGACCAGCTTCCAGCAGCAAGCCGGTCGAGGTCGACTTTTCGTCCTGGCCAACCGGGAAGACTTCCGCGGCACCTTCGATCACTTCGACATCGGCTTCACCTGATTCCTTCACATTGATCGAGAAACGGGTTCCTTTGTCGACGACTTCGGCCTGAGGCGTCAGCACGCGGAAGCCTTCCGCTCCCTCGGGAGCGTAGACCGAGCAGTTACCGACCTTCAGCAAGACCTGTTCGGCCGATTGGATCGAGAAGACGGCCGGTGCCTGGACGATCATCTCGGCACCGGTGCTGCTACGCATCTGCACGCTCCCTTCGACCAGGGCATAGTCGTGATCGAGCTGCATCGAGTCGCCAGGAGCGAATGCCTGGGGTTCGTCGAAGAAGCGAGTCCGTGCCAACTGAACGATCTGCATCGCAGGCGTCGGCTGTGGGGCAGCCGGATCATTCGCGAGGGCAGGGGAAGTCGTTTCTGGCAGCGGATCGATTTTCGCGACGTCGCGATCCTGCATCAGCCACGCGGTCAAAGGAATCGCAATTAAGCCAACCAGTGTCAACGCGATCAATGGCCAGGCAATGCTGGCTGGGGATGGGGTGTTGTTCGCGGACAGTGGTGTCGAGCGGGTCGGGAATGGTTTGCCAGCTTCTTCTTCGGCTAACTTCGCCAGGCCATATTCCAGGTCGACGAGCAAGAAATATTGCTCTCGAACGGCAGAGCTTTCCAGAAGCAACTGTTCGAGTTCGGCATGGTCGGCCGAAGTCAGCGTACCTTGCA harbors:
- a CDS encoding FecR domain-containing protein — protein: MNRDINQRLIELVHHSVQGTLTSADHAELEQLLLESSAVREQYFLLVDLEYGLAKLAEEEAGKPFPTRSTPLSANNTPSPASIAWPLIALTLVGLIAIPLTAWLMQDRDVAKIDPLPETTSPALANDPAAPQPTPAMQIVQLARTRFFDEPQAFAPGDSMQLDHDYALVEGSVQMRSSTGAEMIVQAPAVFSIQSAEQVLLKVGNCSVYAPEGAEGFRVLTPQAEVVDKGTRFSINVKESGEADVEVIEGAAEVFPVGQDEKSTSTGLLLEAGQARAINALGEIASTDAARFGETYRATLPDRIVSFEATPKNADDPNQLQSVTVQRGGKSFTYNVDQLVGFDLIHFKVGTNTNNMTTPLVSIDMKQGDDSRRRVEYLDRDRSLCTGLLNPGGNAIPLTTDPDITSEDLDARTPGLAIRFEQPVVNGPGPDIVFFDLQVVHHPEQGDPFHVSPLHFETGLKTVTIANYDISLADRGAHALCNFRLYGFDRRIRSIEELCRAHHNNGVAHAVPAKVIATGIDLSDLGYPEGAEVQELFIQDAMDDDNLIDPVFIGGFPPVTPPASTQEPTSTEE